A stretch of Deltaproteobacteria bacterium DNA encodes these proteins:
- a CDS encoding protein kinase yields the protein MRIGDVIADRFELEKLAGTGGMGAVYRARDRQTGLPVALKSLHDPGGRHAERFLREAQVLATLNHPNIVRYVSHGRTDKGELYMAMEWIEGHSLSQRIADAGGLNVPDSLAVASQLASALAFAHARGIIHRDIKPSNVYVLDGTWVPKLLDFGIARLAQAARLTSNGMMLGTPGYMAPEQTRGAASVSARADVFSLGCLLFKCLTARPPFIGDDMRGLMAQVLFEPAPRVASLKPEIPPALDALVDRMLAKEASQRPADGAVVLAELRSIATGVPGADSPAFEVPEALGDGELQWICAVLARAPKPSAESLKGTLPPEHARATEQLVPIARFPDPKRPPAATHLELPRSASAFEIPQAQEGEVSPEIGTVVDSAGSAPQELTDALRPYDAEVDQLADGSLLTTLGDDADPVALACRAVRCAQALVARQPQLRVVISTGRALRSDHPGVGPALDRAAAQLRNLVHGPPGVRMDITTAQLVRGRFAINVAVQPPSLEGDADPLAVPHSPLQGRERELGKLFDFATRSVASGRVRWSLLVGAPGVGLTRVLREVRRGLAEKAPRAKVWAVGADPAETHTPFALVRRILAAGGVDAEHRRAFDTQSAGGAPAPDLVGGLVELLRRASHAQPLVVLIDDLDRADPASLALLARALPAEAPLPVAVIGVGRPLVVKRLEPLGVSGELRELEPLPASAAAQIVHDCSRGKLAGDALEDVVRLANGNPWMVRALVEGGAVLTPGGFPEPALARTAARLEALGAEGRRVLRAVCIWDGDISRGDLGALLGGAASDPAVDAQLEHLVRGGYLQRRGDGGLWGEATYRIAEPIVAAAAQASFIESDRALAHRLAATRLEQRANPDASQIAHHWEQAGQPGRAAEHFRRAAAASLAADDLESAARYADRGLRGASDASLRVPLLSLAAEAHLGLGELGPAVDAAAAILSASSPSSAGWARAALQLAMAGAAAHDAARLAALADALLGLPVWAEASAACAAALAANALSDLGDLARASALEKRLPARPEDGHDPLSTAARLLVDGARAARTGEWPRAHVTFRAAAQALTGADEPRLALCAHLRAASALGQGAVLEQAEPALRRVRAQAERDGLRLLEGPAALALSQVLQLAGKLEEAEERLEEALQLGAAHGAAMLRGEALRVRAERHLVADRLAEAYADAVEAEGQLLRFPARRLRTQALLALVRAQQGELSAALTLLRASIGQLDALGQEAGEVELAVRHAAAEVFFRAGLRDLGRQQLSRARERIAALVKASEPAWREGLSRQPHVLRLAELAAEWLG from the coding sequence ATGCGCATCGGGGACGTCATCGCCGACAGGTTCGAGCTGGAGAAGCTCGCCGGCACGGGCGGCATGGGCGCCGTGTACCGCGCCCGCGACCGCCAGACGGGCCTGCCGGTGGCGCTGAAGAGCCTGCACGATCCCGGCGGTCGGCACGCGGAGCGATTCCTGCGCGAGGCGCAGGTGCTGGCCACGCTCAACCACCCCAACATCGTCCGCTACGTGAGCCACGGCCGCACCGACAAGGGCGAGCTGTACATGGCCATGGAGTGGATCGAGGGCCACAGCCTCTCGCAGCGCATCGCGGATGCGGGCGGCCTCAACGTGCCGGACTCGCTCGCAGTGGCCAGCCAGCTCGCGAGCGCGCTCGCGTTCGCGCACGCGCGCGGCATCATCCACCGGGACATCAAGCCGTCGAACGTCTACGTGCTCGACGGCACCTGGGTGCCCAAGCTCCTCGACTTCGGCATCGCGCGGCTGGCGCAGGCGGCGCGGCTCACCAGCAACGGCATGATGCTGGGCACGCCGGGCTACATGGCGCCGGAGCAGACGCGCGGCGCGGCGAGCGTGTCGGCGCGCGCGGACGTGTTCTCGCTCGGCTGCTTGCTCTTCAAGTGCCTCACCGCGCGGCCGCCCTTCATTGGCGACGACATGCGCGGGCTCATGGCCCAGGTGCTCTTCGAGCCCGCGCCGCGCGTGGCCTCGCTCAAGCCCGAGATCCCGCCGGCCCTCGACGCGCTCGTGGATCGCATGCTCGCGAAGGAGGCCTCGCAGCGGCCGGCGGACGGCGCGGTGGTGCTCGCGGAGCTGCGTTCAATTGCCACGGGCGTTCCTGGCGCGGACTCGCCGGCGTTCGAGGTGCCCGAGGCGCTCGGCGACGGCGAGCTGCAGTGGATCTGCGCGGTGCTCGCGCGCGCGCCCAAGCCGAGCGCGGAGAGCTTGAAGGGCACGCTGCCGCCGGAGCACGCGCGTGCCACCGAGCAGCTCGTGCCCATCGCGCGGTTTCCGGATCCCAAGCGGCCGCCGGCAGCGACGCATCTGGAGCTCCCGCGGAGCGCGTCGGCGTTCGAGATCCCGCAGGCTCAGGAGGGCGAGGTCTCGCCGGAGATCGGCACCGTCGTCGACAGCGCGGGGAGCGCGCCGCAGGAGCTCACCGACGCGTTGCGTCCGTACGACGCCGAGGTGGATCAGCTCGCCGACGGCTCCTTGCTCACGACTCTGGGCGACGACGCGGATCCCGTGGCGCTCGCGTGTCGCGCGGTGCGGTGTGCGCAGGCGCTCGTGGCGCGCCAGCCGCAGCTCCGCGTGGTGATCAGCACCGGCCGCGCGCTGCGCTCGGACCATCCTGGCGTCGGGCCCGCGCTCGACCGCGCCGCCGCGCAGCTTCGCAACCTGGTGCACGGGCCGCCGGGCGTGCGCATGGACATCACCACCGCGCAGCTCGTGCGCGGGCGCTTCGCCATCAACGTGGCCGTTCAGCCGCCCTCGCTCGAAGGCGACGCAGATCCCCTGGCCGTGCCGCACTCGCCGCTGCAGGGCCGCGAGCGCGAACTGGGCAAGCTCTTCGACTTCGCGACGCGCTCGGTGGCTTCGGGGCGCGTTCGCTGGAGCCTGCTCGTCGGCGCGCCGGGCGTGGGGCTTACGCGCGTGCTGCGCGAGGTGCGGCGGGGGCTGGCCGAGAAGGCGCCGCGCGCGAAGGTGTGGGCCGTGGGCGCGGATCCGGCGGAGACGCACACGCCCTTCGCGCTGGTGCGGCGGATCCTGGCGGCGGGCGGGGTCGATGCCGAGCACCGGCGCGCGTTCGACACCCAGAGCGCCGGCGGCGCCCCGGCGCCCGATCTCGTTGGCGGTCTGGTGGAGCTGCTCCGTCGCGCGAGCCATGCGCAGCCGCTGGTGGTGCTCATCGATGATCTCGACCGCGCGGACCCGGCCTCGCTGGCGCTGCTCGCGCGCGCGCTGCCCGCGGAGGCGCCGCTGCCGGTGGCCGTGATTGGCGTGGGACGTCCGCTCGTCGTGAAGCGGTTGGAGCCGCTCGGCGTCTCGGGCGAGCTGCGCGAGCTGGAGCCATTGCCCGCGTCCGCGGCGGCGCAGATCGTCCACGACTGCAGCCGCGGCAAGCTCGCGGGCGACGCGCTCGAGGACGTGGTCCGGCTCGCCAACGGAAATCCCTGGATGGTCCGCGCGCTCGTCGAGGGCGGCGCGGTGCTCACCCCGGGCGGCTTCCCCGAGCCGGCGCTCGCCCGGACCGCGGCGCGGTTGGAGGCGCTCGGCGCCGAAGGCCGACGCGTGCTGCGCGCAGTGTGCATCTGGGACGGCGACATCTCACGCGGCGATCTGGGGGCGCTCCTCGGCGGCGCCGCGAGCGACCCGGCCGTGGATGCGCAGCTCGAGCACCTCGTCCGCGGCGGATACCTGCAGCGGCGCGGGGATGGCGGGCTCTGGGGTGAGGCCACCTACCGCATCGCCGAGCCCATCGTCGCGGCGGCAGCGCAGGCGTCGTTCATCGAGAGCGACCGCGCGCTCGCGCATCGGCTCGCGGCCACGCGGCTGGAGCAGCGCGCCAATCCCGATGCATCGCAGATTGCGCACCACTGGGAGCAGGCCGGCCAGCCCGGGCGCGCCGCCGAGCACTTCCGCCGCGCCGCCGCCGCGAGCCTGGCCGCCGACGACCTCGAGTCTGCCGCGCGCTACGCCGACCGCGGCCTGCGCGGCGCCAGCGATGCGAGCTTGCGTGTGCCGCTCTTGTCGCTGGCGGCGGAGGCGCACCTCGGCCTGGGCGAGCTGGGCCCGGCGGTCGATGCCGCGGCGGCGATCTTGTCGGCGAGCTCGCCGTCTTCAGCGGGCTGGGCGCGCGCGGCCCTGCAGCTCGCGATGGCAGGCGCCGCGGCCCACGACGCGGCTCGCCTCGCCGCCCTGGCCGATGCGCTACTCGGGCTTCCCGTCTGGGCCGAGGCGAGCGCCGCGTGCGCTGCGGCCCTGGCCGCGAACGCGCTCTCGGACCTCGGCGATCTCGCGCGTGCGAGCGCGCTCGAGAAGCGGCTGCCCGCGCGACCCGAAGATGGCCACGACCCGCTCTCGACGGCCGCGCGCCTGCTCGTCGACGGCGCCCGGGCCGCGCGCACCGGCGAGTGGCCGCGCGCGCACGTCACCTTCCGCGCGGCCGCCCAGGCCCTCACCGGCGCGGACGAGCCGCGCCTCGCGCTCTGTGCCCACCTCCGCGCGGCGTCGGCGCTGGGGCAGGGCGCGGTGCTGGAGCAGGCCGAACCCGCGCTGCGTCGGGTGCGGGCCCAGGCCGAGCGCGACGGGCTCCGGCTCCTCGAAGGTCCTGCCGCGCTCGCGCTCAGCCAGGTGCTGCAGCTCGCGGGCAAGCTCGAAGAGGCCGAGGAGCGGCTCGAGGAGGCGCTGCAGCTCGGCGCGGCGCATGGCGCGGCCATGCTCCGGGGCGAGGCGCTGCGCGTTCGCGCGGAGCGTCACCTCGTCGCGGACCGGCTCGCCGAGGCCTACGCGGACGCCGTCGAGGCCGAGGGCCAGCTCTTGCGCTTCCCCGCGCGGCGGCTCCGAACGCAGGCGCTCCTGGCGCTGGTGCGGGCGCAGCAGGGCGAGCTGTCTGCCGCGCTCACGCTCCTGCGCGCGTCCATCGGCCAGCTCGACGCCCTTGGCCAGGAAGCGGGCGAGGTGGAGCTCGCGGTGCGGCACGCGGCGGCGGAGGTCTTCTTCCGCGCGGGCCTGCGCGACCTCGGTCGGCAGCAGCTCTCGCGTGCGCGCGAGCGCATCGCCGCTCTGGTGAAGGCGTCCGAGCCCGCGTGGCGCGAGGGGCTCTCACGGCAGCCTCATGTCCTGCGCCTCGCCGAGCTTGCCGCAGAGTGGCTCGGCTGA
- a CDS encoding transglycosylase SLT domain-containing protein — protein sequence MKRVLVVSLALLFPAAARAQCGADHSSCPQAAATGTEPCFTDLTPILEAAAQNGLGSGAPTYRQIHNGCHKPNPPTNVNATIPCVILKSIAQVESDWQQFCGSCGQSGSTLISFDCGYGIMQVTSGMGGGAGFDPAQVAGSPAYNIGTGAEILLEKWAATPCVGDNNPEVAEDWYMAIWAYNGFGWVNNPNNPNFPAGRPTYRSPNGLSRGSYPYQEIVLGYAANPPVDSGTRRWTGLDISLPDPSNICASSGCTVSDVPDPATIHCDECQRGNAITAVGATSQTVQLAPGAQGTVTFHLQNSGNSSWDASYALVKQGGADLGPSSVPLPASVAPGSTSDVDITITAPAGGTQSETWALTESPCAFGPSFVATIQVVDAGCAGSDPSVFPGAPELCDGKDNDCDGLVDDGADGGALTQSCVAGGNPGNQSCQAGVWQPCIASNPTTSVKGGCGCGSTSGAAPLLALALLLLRRNKKVTSARPGARA from the coding sequence CTCGCTCGCCCTGCTCTTCCCTGCGGCGGCGCGCGCGCAGTGCGGTGCGGATCACTCGAGCTGCCCGCAGGCGGCGGCCACAGGCACCGAGCCGTGCTTCACCGACCTCACCCCGATCCTCGAGGCGGCCGCGCAGAACGGCCTCGGCAGCGGTGCGCCCACCTACCGGCAAATCCACAACGGCTGCCACAAGCCGAACCCGCCCACGAACGTGAACGCGACCATCCCGTGCGTGATTTTGAAGTCCATCGCGCAGGTGGAGAGCGACTGGCAGCAGTTCTGCGGGAGCTGCGGCCAGTCGGGGAGCACGCTCATCAGCTTCGACTGCGGCTACGGGATCATGCAGGTCACCAGCGGCATGGGCGGCGGCGCCGGCTTCGATCCCGCGCAGGTGGCGGGCTCGCCCGCGTACAACATCGGCACCGGCGCGGAAATCCTGCTCGAGAAGTGGGCGGCCACGCCGTGCGTCGGCGACAACAACCCCGAGGTCGCCGAGGACTGGTACATGGCCATCTGGGCCTACAACGGCTTCGGCTGGGTGAATAACCCCAACAACCCCAACTTCCCCGCGGGCCGGCCCACGTACCGCAGCCCCAACGGGCTCTCGCGCGGCAGCTACCCGTACCAGGAGATCGTGCTCGGCTACGCGGCCAACCCGCCCGTCGACAGCGGCACCAGGCGGTGGACTGGTTTAGATATATCGTTACCGGATCCGTCGAACATCTGCGCGAGCTCGGGTTGCACCGTGAGCGACGTGCCCGATCCCGCGACCATCCACTGCGACGAGTGCCAGCGCGGCAACGCGATCACTGCGGTTGGCGCGACCTCGCAGACCGTACAGCTCGCGCCCGGCGCGCAAGGAACGGTCACCTTCCACCTGCAGAACAGCGGCAACTCGAGCTGGGACGCGAGCTACGCGCTCGTGAAGCAGGGCGGCGCCGACCTGGGCCCGTCGAGCGTGCCGCTGCCAGCAAGCGTCGCGCCAGGGAGCACGTCGGATGTGGATATCACCATCACCGCTCCCGCCGGCGGGACGCAGAGCGAGACCTGGGCGCTCACCGAGTCGCCCTGCGCGTTCGGACCATCCTTCGTGGCCACGATCCAGGTCGTCGATGCGGGCTGTGCAGGCAGCGATCCGAGCGTGTTTCCCGGCGCGCCCGAGCTCTGCGACGGCAAGGACAACGACTGCGACGGCCTCGTCGACGACGGCGCGGACGGCGGCGCGCTCACCCAGTCCTGCGTCGCGGGCGGAAACCCGGGAAACCAGAGCTGCCAGGCCGGCGTGTGGCAGCCGTGCATCGCCAGCAACCCCACGACGTCGGTGAAGGGCGGCTGCGGCTGCGGCTCGACGTCCGGCGCCGCGCCGCTGCTGGCGCTCGCGCTGCTGCTCCTGCGACGTAACAAGAAGGTTACTTCGGCACGGCCAGGAGCACGTGCTTGA